In a single window of the Tautonia rosea genome:
- a CDS encoding Cys-Gln thioester bond-forming surface protein, which translates to MIRTFIPAPKARGPSRGLGLLGLAALVAASLAAQSAQAGQMVLAQSTYGGNSVTVNGTYNNGSISFGTGNVRAGLFTTSFFQDPSNPNVATSTFDTYCIDLATNNVGNLKEVAEVSVTSTTGGPSTVDAEGAARNIGAAGWVLSTYGDKTVAELKTEFSSITGISNLNAAQAQAAIQVAIWLAAYGESNLTFTGGTNAGANRAIALANAIVAKRNGQTTAAGFINYPPIVGGAQTQANQDMIFLPPEGGFGVVPEPSTLAMAAFGGLIGLGMMGRKRLRARKATA; encoded by the coding sequence ATGATCCGCACCTTCATCCCCGCGCCCAAAGCCCGGGGGCCATCCCGAGGCCTTGGCCTCCTTGGCCTGGCAGCCCTGGTCGCGGCGTCGCTCGCGGCGCAGTCGGCGCAGGCGGGGCAAATGGTTCTCGCCCAATCGACCTATGGCGGGAATAGCGTTACGGTGAATGGAACGTATAATAACGGCAGCATTTCCTTTGGCACGGGAAACGTCCGGGCGGGCTTGTTCACCACAAGCTTTTTCCAGGACCCGAGCAACCCGAACGTGGCCACCTCGACCTTCGACACCTATTGCATTGACCTGGCGACCAACAACGTCGGCAATCTGAAGGAAGTGGCGGAGGTCTCGGTCACCAGCACGACGGGTGGGCCCTCGACCGTCGATGCCGAAGGTGCAGCCCGAAACATCGGAGCAGCCGGCTGGGTGCTCTCGACGTACGGTGACAAAACAGTGGCCGAGTTGAAGACGGAGTTTTCCAGCATCACCGGGATCAGCAACCTGAATGCTGCTCAGGCTCAAGCCGCCATCCAGGTTGCGATCTGGCTGGCCGCGTATGGTGAATCCAACCTGACCTTCACCGGGGGAACCAACGCTGGAGCAAATCGGGCGATCGCGCTTGCCAACGCGATTGTCGCGAAGCGCAATGGCCAGACGACGGCCGCCGGTTTCATCAATTATCCCCCCATCGTGGGTGGTGCACAAACTCAAGCGAACCAGGATATGATCTTCCTGCCTCCCGAAGGCGGATTCGGGGTCGTTCCCGAGCCCTCGACCCTGGCGATGGCCGCCTTTGGCGGGCTGATTGGCCTGGGGATGATGGGACGGAAGCGCCTGAGGGCGCGCAAGGCAACGGCGTAA
- a CDS encoding DUF1328 domain-containing protein, translating to MSLLWWALIAAVVAIISGALGFTGVASGAATIARVLFGIFLVLALVLLMMALLAGAAVAAV from the coding sequence ATGAGTTTGCTCTGGTGGGCCTTGATTGCGGCCGTTGTTGCAATCATTTCCGGCGCCCTTGGATTTACGGGAGTCGCATCCGGCGCGGCGACCATTGCCCGGGTCCTGTTCGGGATCTTCCTGGTGCTGGCGCTGGTCTTGCTGATGATGGCCTTGCTGGCCGGAGCCGCGGTTGCCGCGGTTTAA
- a CDS encoding XDD4 family exosortase-dependent surface protein: MVLRGRGALWGALVMLTIASERCQAGLYVGSGTNVSANHELAASAEFTLSGSTLSIVLKNTSSQTYGTSQTVPSSVLTALMVDINPTPNPFNLLTAYASELVNYSGPANPNLAVDGSKKDFTGTLGGWQLKPSDGLGTAGFGIFNGDIVNTGEGKGGFNFGVINAGYNSGNGNKAVNETPLVRDTLTFTITVGSGFSLSHIQSVKFQYGTSLSDPSFFGILQPPDDDDEEGSEGVNAVPEPSTLAMALGCVATIGAAQVIRRRRSTATTV; the protein is encoded by the coding sequence ATGGTTTTGCGCGGACGAGGTGCCCTGTGGGGTGCCCTGGTGATGCTCACAATAGCCTCCGAGCGGTGTCAGGCGGGCCTGTATGTGGGCTCGGGCACGAATGTCTCGGCGAATCATGAACTCGCCGCCTCGGCCGAGTTCACACTGAGCGGCTCGACGCTCTCAATTGTTCTGAAAAACACGTCGTCTCAGACCTACGGCACCTCTCAGACGGTGCCGAGCAGTGTGCTGACGGCGCTGATGGTCGACATCAACCCGACGCCGAATCCCTTTAACCTGCTGACGGCGTATGCCTCGGAACTGGTGAACTATTCCGGGCCGGCCAACCCGAACCTCGCGGTCGACGGCTCAAAGAAGGACTTCACCGGGACGCTCGGGGGCTGGCAGCTCAAGCCGTCCGACGGCCTCGGAACCGCCGGGTTCGGAATCTTCAACGGCGATATCGTCAATACCGGAGAAGGCAAGGGAGGCTTCAACTTCGGCGTGATCAACGCCGGGTACAACTCAGGCAACGGCAACAAGGCCGTCAATGAAACTCCGCTGGTCAGGGATACCCTGACGTTCACGATCACGGTGGGGAGTGGGTTCAGTCTCTCCCACATTCAGAGCGTGAAATTCCAGTACGGGACCTCTCTTTCTGATCCGAGCTTTTTTGGAATCCTTCAGCCGCCTGACGACGACGACGAGGAGGGGTCCGAAGGCGTGAACGCGGTTCCCGAGCCCTCGACCCTGGCAATGGCTCTCGGCTGCGTGGCGACGATCGGTGCGGCTCAGGTGATCCGGCGCCGCCGATCGACGGCCACCACCGTCTGA
- a CDS encoding nucleoside deaminase, protein MDHEAFMRRAVEICRKGIASGQSPFGSVIVQDGRIVAEAHNTVWQDTDPTAHAEVNAIRLACRSLARIDLGGTTLYTTCEPCPMCLAASHWARVDRVIFGASIADADAAGFSELGVPAASLARQGGSPLLVEPGPLRDECRALFDTWKAAHGRAY, encoded by the coding sequence ATGGATCACGAGGCGTTCATGCGCCGGGCGGTGGAGATCTGCCGCAAGGGGATTGCGAGCGGGCAATCTCCCTTCGGCTCGGTGATCGTGCAGGACGGTCGGATCGTGGCCGAGGCACACAATACGGTCTGGCAAGACACCGACCCGACGGCCCATGCCGAGGTCAACGCCATCCGTCTCGCCTGCCGAAGCCTCGCTCGGATCGACCTGGGGGGGACGACCCTGTACACGACCTGCGAGCCGTGCCCGATGTGCCTGGCCGCCTCGCACTGGGCCCGCGTCGATCGGGTGATCTTTGGCGCCTCGATCGCCGATGCCGATGCCGCCGGATTTTCCGAGCTGGGCGTGCCGGCCGCCTCGCTCGCCCGCCAGGGAGGCAGCCCCCTTCTTGTCGAGCCCGGCCCCCTTCGCGACGAGTGCCGCGCCCTGTTCGACACCTGGAAGGCCGCCCACGGTCGGGCATACTGA
- a CDS encoding ADP-ribosylglycohydrolase family protein, which translates to METRTPPGLRDRLEGGLIGLLVGDALGVPYEFHAPGELPPIEAIEMEPPEGFRRAHAGVPPGTWSDDGAQALCLLASLLDCGHLDLEDLGRKLLDWYEHGFMAVGGMVFDIGITTSRALQNLREGIPAAMAGPHGERDNGNGSLMRVLPLALWHQGTDVELIDLACEQSKVTHGHMKSQACCALYCLWARRILDGAADPWREAVRTMRTLCDYESLLMLELEGAIRPDEPPSGKGTGYVVDCLRSSRLAMDEPSYEGVVKSAIALGHDTDTTACVAGGLAGLRDGIGAIPDRWRQALRGKELYEPLLERLRKRWEG; encoded by the coding sequence ATGGAAACCAGAACGCCGCCGGGCCTGCGTGATCGGTTGGAAGGGGGGCTGATCGGCCTTCTGGTGGGCGATGCGCTCGGGGTGCCGTACGAGTTCCACGCGCCGGGGGAGTTGCCACCGATCGAGGCGATCGAGATGGAGCCGCCCGAAGGCTTTCGGAGGGCTCATGCGGGGGTGCCGCCGGGGACGTGGTCGGACGACGGGGCGCAGGCGCTCTGTCTCCTGGCGTCGTTGCTCGACTGCGGGCACCTGGATCTGGAGGATCTGGGGCGCAAGCTGCTCGATTGGTATGAGCATGGCTTCATGGCCGTGGGTGGCATGGTGTTCGACATCGGCATCACCACGAGCCGGGCCCTGCAGAACCTTCGCGAGGGGATTCCGGCGGCGATGGCCGGGCCGCATGGCGAGCGGGACAACGGCAACGGCTCGTTGATGCGCGTCTTGCCGCTGGCGCTCTGGCATCAAGGGACGGATGTGGAGCTGATCGACCTGGCGTGCGAGCAGTCGAAAGTGACGCATGGTCACATGAAATCACAGGCATGCTGTGCGCTGTATTGCCTCTGGGCGCGGCGGATCCTCGACGGCGCGGCCGACCCCTGGCGCGAGGCGGTGCGGACCATGCGGACCCTCTGCGATTACGAGTCGCTCCTGATGCTCGAACTCGAAGGGGCCATCCGGCCCGACGAGCCCCCCTCGGGCAAGGGGACCGGCTACGTGGTCGATTGCCTGCGGTCGAGCCGTCTGGCGATGGACGAACCTTCGTATGAAGGCGTGGTCAAATCCGCCATCGCGCTTGGCCATGATACCGATACGACGGCCTGCGTGGCCGGAGGGCTGGCGGGCTTGAGGGACGGGATCGGGGCGATTCCCGATCGTTGGCGGCAGGCGCTGCGGGGGAAGGAGCTGTACGAGCCGCTCCTGGAGCGGTTAAGGAAGCGCTGGGAAGGGTGA